The Palleronia sp. THAF1 genome window below encodes:
- the lpxC gene encoding UDP-3-O-acyl-N-acetylglucosamine deacetylase yields the protein MQKTLSTAVVFNGVGLHSGKPASMRLCPAPADHGLWFKRSDLDARDAMIPAMWHAVEQGELCTLIRNAAGASVSTIEHVMAAVAGCGIHNLLIEIDGPEVPILDGSAAPFVAAILEAGLQDQTRPIRALRLRDVVEVRNGPAYARLEPADGLEIDFSIDFADAAIGHQKKRLSLANGTFVHELCDSRTFCRASDVDAMRERGLALGGTYHNAVVVDGAEVLSPGGLRHADEAVRHKMLDALGDLALAGMPILGRYTGVRSGHALTNALLRALFARPAAFEVVEVDAQMMARLPGAGLRTEDAPSLAA from the coding sequence ATGCAAAAGACATTGAGCACGGCAGTGGTTTTCAACGGCGTCGGCCTGCATTCGGGAAAGCCCGCGAGTATGCGTCTGTGCCCGGCGCCTGCCGATCATGGCCTGTGGTTTAAACGCTCTGATCTGGATGCGCGCGATGCGATGATCCCAGCCATGTGGCACGCGGTCGAGCAAGGTGAATTGTGCACGCTGATCCGCAACGCCGCTGGTGCCAGCGTGTCAACCATCGAGCATGTGATGGCCGCCGTCGCCGGGTGCGGCATCCACAATCTGCTGATAGAGATCGACGGTCCGGAAGTGCCGATCCTTGATGGATCCGCCGCGCCCTTCGTTGCCGCGATCCTCGAAGCTGGTCTGCAGGACCAGACCCGCCCGATCCGCGCGTTGCGGCTACGTGACGTGGTCGAGGTCCGCAACGGGCCTGCCTACGCTCGATTGGAGCCGGCGGACGGGCTGGAAATAGACTTTTCCATCGATTTCGCCGACGCCGCCATCGGCCACCAGAAAAAGCGTTTGAGCCTCGCCAACGGCACCTTCGTGCATGAACTGTGCGACAGCCGCACCTTCTGCCGTGCGTCCGACGTGGATGCCATGCGCGAACGTGGGCTGGCCTTGGGCGGTACCTATCACAATGCCGTGGTGGTAGATGGGGCCGAAGTTCTGTCGCCGGGTGGTCTGCGCCACGCTGATGAGGCCGTGCGACACAAGATGCTGGACGCGCTGGGTGATCTGGCGCTGGCCGGAATGCCGATCCTTGGCCGCTACACCGGGGTTCGGTCCGGCCACGCGCTGACCAACGCCCTGTTGCGCGCGCTCTTCGCGCGTCCCGCCGCATTCGAAGTGGTCGAGGTTGATGCCCAGATGATGGCGCGTCTGCCCGGTGCTGGACTGCGGACCGAGGACGCCCCTTCGTTGGCGGCATAA
- the ftsZ gene encoding cell division protein FtsZ, producing the protein MTLNLTMTTNEELKPRITVFGVGGAGGNAVNNMIEKQLAGVEFVVANTDAQALAQSASANRVQMGVKVTEGLGAGARAAVGAAAAEESIEEIVDHLAGSHMCFITAGMGGGTGSGATPIIAQAARELGVLTVGVVTKPFQFEGNRRMKQAEEAIETLQKMVDTLIIIPNQNLFRLANEKTTCTDAFGMADDVLYQGVKGVTDLMVRPGLINLDFADVRAVMDEMGKAMMGTGEAEGEDRAMQAAEKAIANPLLDEVSLNGAKGVLINVTGGEDLTLYELDEAANVIRDKVDPDANIIVGSTLDPDMNGKMRVSVVATGIDASVELRDEPKPRRRLAEPVARPVAEEIAPKPEMSLFEEEAPAPQQPAAARVATTARQQPEVEDDGMGEDDFFGDWERARQQREAAPAPRPAAPAPQPAASTPGQPSAETMARLQRAAGKGPETAPRPVAQAPRPVAQAPSRAPAAEEDRARFGINSLINRMTGHEQQPQHGAPEPRQSAAPARRPVPPAPRYEPEEADGSDQDRIEIPAFLRRQAN; encoded by the coding sequence ATGACCCTCAATTTGACCATGACCACGAACGAAGAGCTCAAGCCCCGGATCACCGTGTTCGGCGTGGGCGGAGCGGGCGGCAATGCCGTCAACAACATGATCGAAAAGCAGCTTGCCGGGGTCGAATTCGTCGTTGCGAATACAGACGCACAGGCGCTGGCACAGTCCGCATCCGCCAACCGTGTGCAGATGGGCGTGAAGGTCACCGAAGGTCTGGGTGCTGGTGCACGCGCTGCCGTCGGGGCCGCCGCAGCCGAGGAAAGCATCGAAGAGATCGTCGATCACCTGGCGGGCAGCCACATGTGCTTCATCACAGCCGGTATGGGCGGCGGCACCGGCAGCGGCGCGACCCCGATCATTGCGCAGGCCGCGCGTGAGTTGGGCGTTCTGACCGTCGGCGTCGTGACCAAGCCCTTCCAGTTCGAAGGCAATCGCCGGATGAAGCAGGCCGAAGAGGCCATCGAGACGCTTCAGAAGATGGTCGATACGCTGATCATCATTCCGAACCAGAACCTCTTCCGCTTGGCGAATGAAAAGACCACCTGCACCGACGCCTTCGGTATGGCCGATGACGTTCTGTATCAAGGTGTGAAGGGCGTGACCGACCTGATGGTACGTCCGGGCCTGATCAACCTCGACTTCGCGGACGTGCGCGCCGTGATGGACGAGATGGGCAAGGCCATGATGGGCACCGGAGAAGCCGAGGGCGAAGATCGCGCCATGCAGGCCGCCGAAAAGGCCATCGCCAACCCGCTTCTGGACGAAGTGTCGCTGAACGGTGCCAAGGGCGTTCTGATCAACGTGACCGGCGGCGAAGACCTGACGCTGTACGAGCTGGACGAAGCCGCCAACGTCATCCGCGACAAGGTTGACCCGGACGCCAACATCATCGTCGGTTCCACGCTGGACCCGGATATGAACGGAAAGATGCGCGTTTCCGTGGTTGCCACCGGCATCGACGCTTCTGTCGAGCTGCGCGATGAGCCGAAGCCTCGCCGTCGCTTGGCAGAGCCGGTCGCCCGTCCCGTCGCCGAAGAGATCGCGCCCAAGCCCGAGATGTCGCTGTTCGAGGAAGAAGCGCCTGCGCCGCAGCAGCCCGCCGCTGCTCGTGTCGCGACCACCGCTCGGCAGCAGCCGGAAGTTGAAGATGACGGTATGGGCGAAGACGACTTCTTCGGTGATTGGGAGCGTGCGCGCCAACAGCGCGAAGCCGCGCCAGCACCGCGTCCGGCCGCTCCGGCGCCGCAACCCGCTGCGTCCACGCCCGGTCAGCCAAGTGCCGAAACAATGGCCCGCTTGCAGCGCGCCGCCGGGAAGGGACCAGAGACCGCGCCGCGCCCCGTCGCACAGGCTCCACGTCCGGTCGCGCAAGCGCCATCCCGCGCGCCTGCTGCGGAAGAGGATCGCGCTCGCTTCGGGATCAACTCGCTGATTAACCGGATGACCGGTCACGAGCAGCAGCCGCAGCACGGTGCGCCCGAGCCGCGTCAGTCCGCAGCCCCCGCACGCCGCCCCGTGCCGCCCGCGCCGCGCTATGAGCCGGAAGAGGCGGACGGCAGCGATCAGGATCGCATCGAAATCCCCGCTTTCCTGCGTCGTCAGGCCAACTGA
- the ftsA gene encoding cell division protein FtsA, with product MFDLYQSQRAMRSMRQTAMQRGVVAILDVGSSKIACLILRFDDAPTPVEGIGSMAGQSAFRIIGAATTRSRGVRFGEVEAMHETERAIRTAVQAAQKMAQVRVDHVIASVSGGEPRSYGLAGSIELGGEQVTEQDVARVLAACDVPDFGEGREVLHAQPVNFALDHRSGMNDPRGQIGDVLACDMHMLTIDQRVVANLIHCVKRCDLELAGLASGAYVSGIASLIENEQELGAACIDLGGGATGLSLFWRKHLIFADAVGMGGDHVTADISKGLQVSLATAERLKTLHGGVVATSMDDRDLIEIGGDQTGDWDYDRRSVSRAELIGIMRPRVEEILEEVRARLDVAGFDSLPSQHIVLTGGGSQIPGLDIIAPRILGQQVRIGRPLRVAGLPEKATGAAFAGAVGLCLFAANPQDEWWDFEMPVENGSARSLKRAVRWFKDNW from the coding sequence ATGTTCGACTTGTATCAATCCCAGCGGGCCATGCGGTCCATGCGGCAAACCGCGATGCAACGCGGCGTGGTGGCGATTCTGGACGTGGGATCATCCAAGATCGCATGCCTGATCCTGCGGTTCGACGATGCGCCGACGCCGGTGGAAGGCATCGGATCGATGGCCGGGCAATCCGCGTTCCGCATCATCGGCGCGGCGACCACGCGCTCGCGCGGGGTGCGCTTCGGCGAGGTCGAGGCGATGCACGAGACCGAGCGGGCGATCCGCACCGCCGTGCAGGCCGCACAGAAGATGGCGCAGGTCCGCGTGGATCACGTGATCGCTTCTGTTTCGGGGGGCGAGCCGCGCAGCTACGGGCTGGCAGGCAGCATCGAATTGGGCGGTGAGCAGGTGACAGAGCAGGACGTGGCCCGCGTGCTCGCGGCCTGCGACGTGCCGGACTTCGGGGAAGGACGCGAAGTGCTGCACGCGCAGCCCGTGAACTTCGCGCTGGATCACCGGTCGGGCATGAATGACCCACGGGGCCAGATCGGTGACGTGCTGGCCTGCGATATGCACATGCTGACCATCGACCAGCGTGTGGTGGCCAACCTGATCCACTGCGTGAAGCGCTGCGATCTGGAATTGGCGGGGCTCGCGTCGGGCGCCTATGTGTCCGGCATCGCCAGCTTGATCGAGAATGAGCAGGAGCTGGGTGCCGCTTGCATCGACCTTGGCGGCGGGGCGACCGGACTGTCGTTGTTCTGGCGCAAGCATCTGATCTTTGCCGATGCCGTGGGCATGGGCGGCGATCACGTGACGGCGGATATCTCCAAGGGATTGCAGGTGTCGCTGGCAACGGCGGAACGGTTGAAGACCTTGCACGGCGGTGTGGTTGCGACGTCGATGGACGACCGCGATCTGATCGAAATCGGTGGCGATCAGACGGGCGATTGGGACTACGACCGACGCTCTGTCAGCCGGGCTGAACTGATCGGCATCATGCGTCCGCGCGTCGAGGAAATCCTGGAAGAGGTGCGCGCACGGCTGGATGTGGCGGGCTTTGACAGCCTGCCCAGCCAGCACATCGTGCTGACCGGTGGCGGCAGTCAGATACCGGGGCTGGACATCATCGCGCCGCGTATCCTTGGCCAACAAGTGCGCATCGGTCGCCCGTTGCGGGTCGCCGGTCTGCCCGAAAAGGCAACGGGTGCCGCTTTTGCGGGTGCGGTCGGTCTGTGCCTGTTCGCGGCGAACCCGCAGGACGAGTGGTGGGACTTCGAAATGCCGGTCGAAAACGGCTCTGCCCGGTCGCTCAAGCGCGCGGTGCGGTGGTTCAAGGATAACTGGTAG
- a CDS encoding cell division protein FtsQ/DivIB has protein sequence MRQMIARATRKKSDKPDPAPSRLAYRLQRLALTPSVRRGFTFGVPLFAVGLIVTLSLADQDRRDAVTNWVADIKSQVQTREEFMVKMLAVDGASDTVTEDVREVLALDFPISSFDLDLVEMQNRVQALDAIKTVSLRIKPGGVLAMQIEQRKPAFVWRTARGLDLIDGDGHLVMPVETRSARSDLPLLTGLGADAAAKEAAALVRTAAPIVTRLRGLVRIGERRWDVVLSDGQKIKLPEANPVAALEQVLAVDAAQDLFARDVMQVDMRDPRRPTVRLRPDAAQTLRQVKFTELGNN, from the coding sequence ATGCGACAGATGATTGCCCGCGCTACGCGAAAGAAGTCCGATAAGCCCGATCCTGCGCCATCACGGCTGGCCTACCGATTGCAACGTCTGGCCCTGACCCCAAGTGTCCGGCGCGGATTTACCTTCGGCGTGCCGCTGTTCGCGGTGGGGTTGATCGTGACGCTGTCCCTTGCCGATCAGGACCGGCGCGACGCGGTTACCAACTGGGTCGCAGATATCAAAAGCCAGGTGCAGACGCGCGAGGAGTTCATGGTCAAGATGCTGGCCGTCGACGGCGCGTCGGACACCGTGACCGAGGATGTGCGCGAGGTTCTGGCGCTGGATTTCCCGATCTCTTCCTTCGATCTGGACCTTGTCGAGATGCAGAACCGGGTGCAGGCGCTGGACGCCATCAAGACCGTGTCGCTGCGGATCAAGCCCGGTGGCGTGCTGGCGATGCAGATCGAGCAGCGCAAGCCGGCGTTTGTGTGGCGGACGGCACGCGGGCTGGACCTGATCGACGGGGACGGACATCTGGTCATGCCGGTGGAGACCCGCAGCGCGCGCTCTGACCTGCCGCTTCTGACGGGTCTGGGTGCGGATGCCGCCGCGAAAGAGGCGGCTGCGTTGGTGCGCACGGCAGCCCCGATCGTGACGCGTTTGCGTGGGCTTGTGCGGATCGGTGAGAGGCGGTGGGACGTGGTGCTGTCGGACGGGCAGAAGATCAAGCTGCCGGAAGCGAACCCGGTGGCGGCGCTGGAGCAGGTTTTGGCCGTTGATGCGGCTCAGGATCTGTTTGCCCGCGACGTGATGCAGGTCGACATGCGCGACCCGCGTCGTCCAACGGTGCGCTTGCGGCCCGACGCGGCGCAGACATTGCGACAAGTGAAATTCACGGAACTGGGGAATAATTGA
- a CDS encoding D-alanine--D-alanine ligase: MGGPSAEREVSLSSGRECAAALRGEGFRVEELDAGADLPARLADLNPDVVFNALHGRWGEDGCVQGLLEWMRIPYTHSGVLASAVAMDKERSKAAYVEAGLPVVPSLLASADAVRAAHVMDPPYVVKPYNEGSSVGVYLVPEGANGPPQMSDDMPETVMVERFAPGRELTTLVMGDRAMGVTDILTDGFYDYDAKYKPGGSRHVVPAEVPQIIADACLDYALRAHVALGCRGISRTDYRWDEARGLDGLVLLETNTQPGMTPTSLAPEQAAHAGVPFGALCRWIVEDASCDR, translated from the coding sequence ATGGGTGGCCCCTCGGCCGAACGCGAGGTGTCTCTGTCGTCGGGGCGTGAATGCGCCGCAGCACTTCGGGGCGAAGGATTCCGAGTCGAGGAACTGGACGCTGGTGCGGACCTGCCCGCGCGGCTGGCCGATCTGAACCCGGACGTCGTTTTCAATGCATTGCATGGCCGGTGGGGCGAGGACGGTTGCGTTCAAGGCCTGCTGGAATGGATGCGCATTCCCTACACCCATTCGGGCGTTCTGGCTTCTGCCGTGGCGATGGACAAGGAGCGGTCGAAGGCCGCGTATGTCGAAGCGGGGTTGCCGGTGGTGCCATCGCTTCTGGCCAGCGCGGATGCCGTGCGCGCGGCCCATGTGATGGACCCGCCGTACGTGGTTAAGCCCTACAACGAAGGCTCCAGCGTCGGCGTCTATCTGGTGCCCGAGGGCGCGAACGGCCCGCCGCAAATGTCCGATGACATGCCCGAAACGGTAATGGTCGAACGCTTCGCGCCGGGGCGTGAACTGACCACGCTGGTGATGGGCGACCGGGCGATGGGCGTGACGGATATCCTGACGGACGGCTTCTACGACTACGACGCCAAGTACAAACCGGGCGGGTCGCGGCATGTGGTGCCCGCCGAAGTGCCGCAGATCATCGCGGACGCCTGCCTCGACTATGCCCTGCGCGCCCACGTGGCCCTTGGCTGCCGGGGCATCAGCCGCACGGATTATCGCTGGGATGAAGCGCGCGGCCTTGATGGGCTGGTGTTGTTGGAGACGAATACGCAACCGGGGATGACGCCGACCTCGCTTGCGCCCGAACAGGCCGCCCATGCGGGGGTGCCCTTCGGCGCGCTCTGCCGTTGGATCGTAGAGGATGCTTCATGCGACAGATGA
- the murB gene encoding UDP-N-acetylmuramate dehydrogenase, whose product MSLPAVRGVLTPDRPLADLTWLRVGGPAEVLFQPVDMDDLSAFLAALDPATPVFPMGVGSNLIVRDGGIDGVVIRLGRGFNAISIQGDRVTAGAAALDAHVARKAAQAGRDLTFLRTIPGAIGGAVRMNAGCYGSYVADHLIEVQAVTRGGEVVTISAADLNLAYRSSELPDGWVLTQAVFAAEVGEPDELEARMTQQIAARDASQPTKERSAGSTFRNPAGHSSTGKADDTHELKAWKVIEDAGLRGYRLGGAQMSEKHPNFLLNADGATADDLESLGELVREKVFQDSGIRLEWEIRRVGNRAPDA is encoded by the coding sequence ATGAGCTTGCCTGCCGTGCGCGGCGTGCTGACGCCCGATCGTCCCTTGGCCGATTTGACGTGGTTACGGGTGGGTGGTCCGGCGGAGGTGCTGTTTCAGCCCGTCGACATGGATGATCTGAGCGCGTTTTTGGCGGCGCTTGACCCCGCGACGCCCGTGTTTCCCATGGGCGTTGGCTCGAATCTGATCGTACGTGACGGTGGGATCGACGGCGTGGTGATCCGGCTCGGGCGCGGCTTCAACGCGATCTCTATCCAAGGCGACCGGGTCACGGCAGGCGCGGCGGCGCTGGATGCGCATGTGGCACGAAAGGCAGCTCAAGCAGGGCGCGATCTGACGTTCCTGCGCACGATCCCTGGCGCTATCGGCGGCGCGGTTCGCATGAATGCGGGGTGTTATGGCTCCTATGTTGCCGATCACCTGATCGAAGTGCAGGCGGTGACGCGCGGCGGAGAGGTCGTGACGATCTCGGCAGCGGACCTGAACCTGGCCTATCGGTCCAGTGAATTGCCCGACGGTTGGGTTCTGACCCAGGCGGTTTTCGCTGCAGAGGTGGGCGAGCCCGATGAACTGGAAGCGCGGATGACCCAGCAAATCGCCGCGCGCGATGCCAGTCAGCCGACGAAAGAGCGCAGCGCGGGCAGCACGTTCCGCAATCCGGCGGGGCATTCGTCCACCGGGAAGGCCGACGATACGCATGAATTGAAGGCCTGGAAGGTGATCGAAGACGCAGGATTGCGCGGCTACCGGCTGGGCGGCGCGCAGATGTCAGAGAAGCATCCGAACTTCCTGCTGAATGCTGATGGCGCGACCGCTGATGATTTAGAGTCACTTGGCGAGCTTGTCCGAGAAAAAGTCTTCCAAGACAGCGGGATTCGGCTAGAATGGGAAATACGGCGTGTGGGAAACCGCGCGCCCGACGCATGA
- a CDS encoding DUF2484 family protein: MAVILGCIWVLVANGVAMLPSRDHHWTAAYVLIGIGVPLLVWIVASAGFWTGLIFFAAGVSILRWPFVYLARWFGRLTGARQ, encoded by the coding sequence ATGGCGGTCATTCTGGGGTGCATCTGGGTGCTGGTGGCCAATGGCGTGGCAATGTTGCCGTCGCGCGATCATCATTGGACGGCGGCCTATGTATTGATCGGCATCGGTGTCCCGCTGTTGGTGTGGATCGTCGCGTCGGCGGGTTTCTGGACGGGGCTGATCTTCTTCGCCGCAGGCGTGTCGATCCTGCGATGGCCTTTCGTTTACTTGGCGCGCTGGTTCGGGCGGCTGACGGGGGCGCGGCAATGA
- a CDS encoding DUF2484 family protein, producing the protein MSWPLICACLWALAATAVAMLPMRAQYAPGLALLIAAPLLLVWIGSVHGWIAVGLCTVALVSMFRNPLRHMARWAMRRAAGE; encoded by the coding sequence ATGAGCTGGCCGCTGATCTGTGCCTGCCTTTGGGCGCTGGCGGCGACCGCGGTGGCGATGCTGCCGATGCGCGCGCAATATGCGCCGGGTCTGGCCCTGTTGATCGCGGCACCGCTGCTGTTGGTGTGGATCGGGTCGGTCCACGGCTGGATCGCCGTCGGCCTTTGCACGGTCGCGCTGGTGTCCATGTTCCGCAACCCGCTGCGCCATATGGCGCGTTGGGCGATGCGCCGGGCAGCAGGCGAGTAG
- the murC gene encoding UDP-N-acetylmuramate--L-alanine ligase, producing the protein MTPARPTKLPTQMGAIHFVGIGGIGMSGIAEVLLNHGYMVQGSDLKGSKITDRLESLGAKIFIGQSAENLQDAEVVVISSAIKPGNPELDAARLQGLPVVRRAEMLAELMRLKSNIAVAGTHGKTTTTTMVAALLDGGGVDPTVINGGIIHAYGSNARMGKGEWMVVEADESDGSFNRLPATIAIVTNIDPEHMEHWGDFNALRQGFHDFVSNIPFYGLAVCCTDHQEVQALVGRITDRRVVTFGFNAQADVRAVNLRYVQGVAHFDIELQAESTKIENCTLPMPGDHNVSNALSAVAVARHLGMSREEIRTALAAFGGVNRRFTLVGEVGGVKIIDDYGHHPVEISAVLKAARQACEGRVIAVHQPHRFSRLHSLFDDFCACFNEADVVGIADVYAAGEDPIPGAGRDDLVAGLIRHGHRHARALHDEDDLVRLVREQAGPGDMVVCLGAGTISAWANNLPERLG; encoded by the coding sequence ATGACGCCCGCACGGCCCACGAAACTGCCCACCCAGATGGGCGCTATCCATTTCGTCGGTATCGGCGGGATCGGCATGTCCGGCATCGCAGAGGTGCTTCTGAACCATGGGTATATGGTGCAGGGGTCCGATCTGAAGGGGTCGAAGATCACAGACCGGCTGGAGAGCCTTGGCGCGAAGATCTTCATCGGCCAAAGCGCCGAGAACCTGCAGGATGCAGAGGTCGTCGTGATCTCTTCCGCGATCAAGCCGGGTAATCCCGAGCTGGACGCGGCGCGGCTACAGGGTCTGCCGGTGGTGCGCCGGGCAGAGATGCTGGCCGAGTTGATGCGCCTGAAGTCGAATATCGCGGTGGCGGGCACGCACGGCAAGACGACGACGACCACGATGGTTGCCGCCCTTCTGGATGGCGGCGGTGTCGATCCGACGGTTATCAACGGCGGGATCATCCACGCATACGGCTCTAACGCGCGAATGGGTAAGGGCGAATGGATGGTGGTCGAGGCGGACGAGAGCGACGGCTCTTTCAACCGCCTGCCCGCGACCATCGCCATCGTGACGAATATCGACCCCGAGCACATGGAACATTGGGGCGACTTCAATGCGCTGCGTCAGGGTTTCCATGACTTCGTGTCGAACATCCCGTTCTACGGTCTGGCCGTGTGCTGCACGGACCATCAGGAAGTGCAGGCGCTGGTAGGACGGATCACCGACCGGCGCGTAGTCACGTTCGGCTTCAACGCTCAGGCGGACGTGCGCGCGGTGAATCTTCGATATGTGCAAGGCGTGGCCCATTTCGACATCGAATTGCAGGCCGAAAGCACGAAAATTGAAAATTGCACTTTGCCAATGCCGGGAGATCACAACGTCTCCAACGCGCTGTCGGCCGTGGCTGTAGCACGTCATCTGGGCATGTCGCGCGAAGAGATCCGGACGGCGCTTGCGGCTTTTGGTGGCGTTAACCGGCGCTTCACTCTTGTCGGCGAAGTTGGTGGCGTGAAGATCATCGACGACTATGGCCACCACCCGGTGGAAATCTCCGCCGTGCTGAAAGCCGCGCGGCAGGCCTGCGAAGGCCGCGTGATCGCGGTGCATCAGCCGCACAGGTTCTCGCGCTTGCACAGCCTGTTCGACGATTTCTGCGCCTGCTTCAACGAAGCGGACGTCGTAGGCATTGCGGATGTCTACGCTGCCGGAGAAGACCCGATCCCCGGTGCTGGCCGTGACGACCTGGTTGCCGGGTTGATCCGCCATGGTCACCGCCACGCGCGCGCACTGCACGACGAAGACGATCTGGTGCGTCTGGTGCGTGAACAGGCGGGGCCGGGGGATATGGTCGTTTGCCTCGGCGCGGGCACGATCAGCGCCTGGGCCAACAATCTGCCCGAGCGGCTGGGATGA
- a CDS encoding UDP-N-acetylglucosamine--N-acetylmuramyl-(pentapeptide) pyrophosphoryl-undecaprenol N-acetylglucosamine transferase: MNPPLCLIAAGGTGGHMFPAQSLAEELLSRGWRVKLSTDARGARYAGGFPDEVQIEEVGSATFARGGLIAKAGVPFRVMGGVAQAIMAMRRDRPAVVAGFGGYPSIPALAAGGVLKLPRLIHEQNGVLGRVNHRFAKRVNAVACGTWPTDLPEGVEGLFSGNPVRGAVKARAGAAYIPPGDYPMSLLVIGGSQGARILSDVVPQAIARLPEDVQRNLRIAHQARGEDEERVATFYAEHGLSADVQPFFDDVPSRMAEAQLVISRAGASSIADISCIGRPSILIPYAAATADHQTANARGLSEAEAAVVIPEAKLTPDALAANIEAILTQPDAANHMARQALSLGRPEAAQDLADLVEHFGRLDKRMLERETP, encoded by the coding sequence ATGAACCCTCCACTTTGCCTGATCGCCGCCGGCGGAACCGGCGGGCACATGTTCCCAGCCCAATCGCTGGCCGAAGAACTGCTGTCGCGCGGATGGCGGGTGAAACTGTCCACCGATGCGCGCGGTGCGCGGTACGCAGGCGGGTTCCCGGACGAAGTACAGATCGAGGAGGTCGGCAGCGCCACTTTCGCGCGCGGCGGTCTGATTGCGAAGGCGGGTGTGCCGTTTCGCGTTATGGGTGGCGTGGCGCAGGCGATCATGGCCATGCGGCGTGACCGTCCGGCGGTGGTTGCCGGCTTCGGCGGTTATCCTTCGATCCCGGCGTTGGCGGCCGGTGGTGTCCTGAAGCTGCCGCGTCTGATCCATGAGCAGAACGGCGTGTTGGGGCGCGTGAACCATCGGTTTGCAAAGCGCGTGAATGCTGTGGCCTGCGGAACATGGCCCACCGATCTGCCCGAAGGCGTCGAGGGATTGTTTTCCGGTAACCCGGTGCGCGGCGCGGTAAAGGCGCGCGCGGGTGCCGCCTATATCCCGCCGGGTGATTACCCCATGTCGCTGCTGGTTATCGGGGGCAGCCAAGGCGCACGTATCCTGTCGGATGTGGTGCCTCAGGCTATCGCGCGATTGCCGGAAGATGTGCAACGTAATCTGCGCATCGCGCATCAGGCGCGAGGCGAGGATGAAGAGCGTGTCGCGACGTTTTACGCAGAGCACGGCCTGTCCGCTGATGTGCAGCCATTCTTCGATGATGTGCCGTCGCGCATGGCCGAGGCACAGCTGGTTATCAGCCGGGCGGGGGCGTCTTCTATCGCGGATATATCCTGCATCGGGCGGCCTTCGATCCTGATCCCCTATGCGGCGGCAACGGCCGATCACCAGACGGCAAACGCGCGCGGTCTGTCAGAGGCGGAAGCCGCCGTGGTGATCCCCGAGGCAAAGCTGACGCCCGATGCTCTTGCGGCGAATATCGAGGCGATCCTGACCCAGCCGGATGCGGCCAATCACATGGCACGACAGGCGCTGTCCTTGGGCCGTCCCGAGGCGGCGCAGGACCTTGCGGACTTGGTCGAACACTTCGGAAGACTGGACAAACGGATGCTGGAAAGAGAGACGCCGTGA